In Campylobacter concisus, the following proteins share a genomic window:
- a CDS encoding restriction endonuclease subunit S: MAKFKRYDSYKNSGVEWLGEIPSHWEILKLKFVSKIETGNSISDDKKSNYECVECKSHPYIATKDINYEYSTINYDNGLRIPKDETNFKIALPDSILICVEGGSAGKKIAYTNQGVCYVNKLASIQTIGENVSKFLYYVIKSHIFKNQFDLSINGLIGGVSVLLIKNFCVILPPKDEQEKIASYLDEKIAKIDASISGKEKFIELLKEQKQIIINDAVTKGLNKNAKFKNSGVEWLGEIPSHWKNIKTTHIFNRIGSGTTPTSTNTKYYDGEINWLQTGDLADDIIYKTSKKITHKALKDFSTLKIYPKNSLVIAMYGATIGKVGILDIETTTNQACCVLSDTKQILEKYAFYWFLASKNNIISLGYGGGQPNISQDLIKSLRITLPPKSEQEKIVEYIETKTAKIDKLVNLEQEYIKSLKEYKASLIDSVVTGKVRIV; encoded by the coding sequence ATGGCTAAATTTAAAAGATATGATTCATATAAAAACAGCGGCGTAGAGTGGCTCGGGGAAATTCCTAGCCATTGGGAGATTTTAAAGCTTAAATTTGTTTCAAAAATAGAAACCGGAAATAGTATTAGTGATGATAAAAAAAGTAATTATGAATGTGTTGAATGTAAAAGTCATCCTTATATTGCAACAAAGGATATAAATTATGAATACTCTACAATAAATTACGATAACGGGTTAAGAATACCAAAAGATGAAACAAATTTTAAAATAGCCTTACCTGATAGTATTTTAATTTGTGTAGAAGGTGGAAGTGCTGGAAAAAAAATCGCATATACAAATCAAGGCGTATGTTACGTAAATAAACTTGCTTCTATTCAAACTATTGGCGAAAATGTTTCTAAATTTTTATACTATGTGATAAAGAGCCATATATTTAAAAATCAATTTGATTTATCGATTAATGGGCTAATAGGTGGAGTTTCCGTATTGTTAATAAAAAATTTTTGTGTCATTTTGCCGCCAAAAGATGAGCAGGAAAAAATCGCCTCATATCTTGATGAAAAAATAGCCAAAATAGACGCATCCATAAGCGGAAAAGAGAAATTTATCGAGCTGTTAAAAGAACAAAAACAGATAATCATAAATGACGCCGTAACTAAAGGACTTAACAAAAACGCCAAATTTAAAAACAGCGGCGTAGAGTGGCTCGGGGAAATTCCTAGCCATTGGAAAAATATAAAAACTACTCATATTTTTAATAGAATAGGAAGCGGAACTACGCCAACCTCTACAAATACTAAATATTACGATGGTGAAATCAATTGGTTACAAACCGGCGATTTAGCAGATGATATAATTTATAAAACAAGTAAAAAAATAACACATAAAGCCTTAAAAGATTTTTCAACATTAAAGATCTATCCCAAAAATAGTTTGGTAATTGCAATGTATGGAGCGACGATAGGTAAAGTTGGTATTTTGGATATTGAAACAACCACAAATCAAGCATGCTGTGTATTATCTGATACGAAACAAATTTTGGAAAAATATGCTTTTTATTGGTTTTTGGCATCCAAAAACAACATTATATCTTTGGGGTATGGCGGAGGACAACCAAATATTAGTCAAGATCTAATTAAATCTTTAAGAATAACACTTCCACCAAAATCCGAGCAGGAAAAAATAGTAGAATACATAGAAACCAAAACAGCAAAAATCGACAAATTAGTAAATTTAGAGCAAGAGTATATAAAAAGTCTAAAAGAGTATAAAGCGTCGCTAATCGATAGCGTAGTAACTGGCAAAGTGAGGATCGTATGA
- a CDS encoding argininosuccinate synthase domain-containing protein codes for MKALALFSGGLDSMLSMKIISDQNIEVVALYMDTGFGVDEEKHEILRRRAALAGASLKVVDMRNEYLRDVLFNPKYGYGKQFNPCIDCHGYMFKTALNMLKSENANFIITGEVLGQRPMSQRRDALFQVKRLADDEDDLVLRPMCAKLLPPTKPEREGWVDREKLLDISGRDRKPQLALAKEFGFEDFATPGGGCLLTIESFAVKIKDYLNFDKEMRDIDVVWLKLGRHMRLPDGAKMIIGRDESDNNALLAHPNDKFEQVKFKESDDIVGAISFISKNASKADKELAARLALAYTKASRENKFEVSIDSEKFSITPEDKSLAQNYFVK; via the coding sequence ATGAAGGCTTTAGCTTTGTTTAGCGGAGGGCTTGATAGCATGCTCTCTATGAAAATAATAAGCGATCAAAACATCGAAGTGGTCGCACTTTATATGGATACTGGATTTGGCGTAGATGAAGAAAAACATGAAATTTTAAGACGCCGTGCAGCTTTGGCTGGGGCTAGTTTAAAAGTGGTTGATATGAGAAATGAGTATCTTCGTGATGTACTTTTTAACCCAAAATACGGCTACGGCAAGCAGTTTAACCCATGTATTGACTGCCACGGATATATGTTTAAAACAGCTCTAAATATGTTAAAAAGTGAAAATGCAAATTTCATCATCACGGGCGAAGTTTTGGGTCAAAGACCGATGAGTCAGCGAAGAGACGCACTCTTTCAAGTTAAGCGCCTAGCTGATGATGAGGATGATTTGGTGCTTCGTCCGATGTGTGCTAAGCTTTTGCCACCAACAAAGCCAGAGCGCGAGGGCTGGGTCGATAGAGAGAAGCTGCTTGATATAAGCGGACGCGACAGAAAGCCGCAACTTGCTTTGGCAAAGGAATTTGGCTTTGAGGACTTTGCAACGCCTGGAGGCGGATGTTTGCTAACGATCGAGAGCTTTGCTGTGAAGATAAAGGATTATCTAAATTTTGATAAAGAGATGCGAGATATCGATGTCGTGTGGCTAAAGCTTGGTAGGCATATGCGCTTGCCAGATGGTGCAAAAATGATAATAGGGCGTGACGAGAGCGATAATAACGCTCTTTTAGCGCATCCAAATGATAAATTTGAACAAGTAAAATTTAAAGAGAGCGATGACATCGTAGGAGCTATTAGCTTCATAAGCAAAAACGCTAGTAAAGCCGACAAAGAGCTAGCAGCAAGGCTCGCACTTGCTTATACAAAAGCAAGCAGAGAAAATAAATTTGAAGTTAGCATCGATAGCGAGAAATTTAGCATCACACCTGAGGATAAATCTCTAGCTCAAAATTATTTTGTAAAATAG
- the dcuC gene encoding C4-dicarboxylate transporter DcuC, with amino-acid sequence METFKLIAAILGIAAVVALLILKKETRTVLIGVGLVLCIIALKPMGALSAFTDYMTKAGLIKAICASMGFAFVMKYTMCDKHLVALLTKPLKNVGFILIPATTVLTYFINIAIPSAAGCSAAVGATLIPLLMASGIRPAMAGAAVFAGTFGGVLSPGSAHNVYVADLVKKTVEGYTVQDVIKVQIPSAFTALVIVVIALVVVAILLKDYQKNTNFTLESSAASEEKPLFKVNFIYAIMPLVPLVILVIGGTSLAKDYSFLAWTKMGVAEAMILGAIIAIFATLTNPQKITKEFFNGMGHAYADVMGIIIAAGVFVAGLKACGAVDVVIAWLKTDQSYVKFGGTFVPFIMGIVTGSGDAATFAFNEAVTTNAAALGFEQDKLGMAAAIAGALGRSASPIAGAAIVCAGIAMVSPVEIAKRTFLGMFVSVVAIAFFVI; translated from the coding sequence ATGGAAACATTTAAGCTAATTGCTGCCATTCTTGGCATCGCAGCTGTTGTAGCACTTCTAATCTTAAAAAAAGAGACAAGAACGGTGCTAATAGGTGTTGGTTTGGTGCTTTGTATAATCGCACTAAAACCGATGGGGGCACTAAGTGCTTTTACTGACTATATGACTAAAGCAGGGCTTATAAAGGCGATTTGTGCGAGTATGGGCTTTGCATTTGTTATGAAATACACAATGTGCGATAAACACCTTGTTGCGCTTCTTACAAAGCCACTTAAAAATGTGGGTTTTATATTGATCCCCGCAACAACAGTGCTAACTTATTTTATAAATATCGCTATCCCTTCAGCTGCAGGATGCTCCGCTGCTGTTGGTGCGACACTTATACCGCTTCTAATGGCTTCAGGTATCCGCCCAGCTATGGCTGGCGCTGCTGTTTTTGCGGGGACATTTGGTGGAGTTTTAAGCCCGGGATCGGCTCACAACGTCTATGTGGCTGATCTTGTTAAAAAAACGGTCGAGGGCTACACAGTTCAAGATGTCATAAAAGTGCAAATTCCAAGTGCATTTACTGCTCTTGTTATCGTAGTGATCGCGTTAGTTGTTGTTGCGATACTGCTTAAAGACTATCAAAAAAATACAAATTTCACTCTTGAAAGTAGTGCTGCTAGCGAAGAGAAGCCACTATTTAAAGTAAATTTCATCTACGCTATTATGCCTCTAGTTCCACTTGTTATCTTGGTTATTGGCGGAACAAGCCTTGCGAAAGATTATAGCTTTCTTGCGTGGACAAAGATGGGCGTTGCTGAGGCGATGATACTAGGTGCTATCATAGCTATCTTTGCTACGCTTACAAATCCCCAAAAGATCACAAAAGAATTTTTTAACGGAATGGGCCATGCTTATGCTGATGTTATGGGTATCATCATCGCAGCTGGTGTCTTTGTCGCTGGCTTAAAGGCATGTGGAGCCGTTGATGTGGTCATCGCATGGCTCAAAACAGATCAAAGTTACGTTAAATTTGGCGGAACATTTGTGCCTTTTATCATGGGTATAGTTACAGGTTCAGGCGACGCCGCTACATTTGCATTTAATGAAGCCGTCACAACAAACGCCGCTGCACTTGGCTTTGAGCAAGATAAGCTTGGTATGGCAGCAGCTATTGCTGGTGCTTTAGGTAGATCAGCTTCTCCAATTGCCGGTGCTGCTATCGTTTGTGCAGGCATTGCGATGGTTAGTCCAGTTGAAATCGCTAAAAGAACATTTTTGGGTATGTTTGTCTCTGTTGTAGCGATTGCATTTTTTGTCATCTAA
- a CDS encoding amidohydrolase: protein MDKIANLALSLKDELIKDRRYFHSHPETGWFTFFTTAVLAKRLSDLGYEISLGEKVVKADARLGLGSKEQCEKAIERAKKLLSPEEAKYLSYMKDGLTGLTAFIDTKRPGKFTAFRFDIDSVDVTESDEPTHRPYKEGFGADIAGITHACGHDGHISIGLGVAKLIAENLDEFNGKFKFIFQTAEEGTRGAVAMEAAGVLDGVEYLLGGHIGFQAKTNRGIICGTNKLLATSKFDVHITGRSAHAAGAPQDGANALLAASQMALSMHGITRHAKGVTRINVGVLKAGEGRNVIAPNGYLACETRGEDTNLNDFMYERCMDIVKGVSQIYGVESKVVMTGGTSGADSDKEVTEIFYEAAKESPFIDDDKIVKELDFGACEDFAHFMRALQDRGAKSGYMMIGTNLKAGHHNCKFDFDEECLVAGVDVYLRSAYKLNGVKK from the coding sequence ATGGATAAGATAGCAAATTTGGCTCTTTCTTTAAAAGATGAGCTGATCAAGGATCGCAGGTATTTTCACTCACATCCAGAGACTGGCTGGTTTACATTTTTTACAACCGCCGTATTAGCAAAGAGGCTTAGTGATCTTGGTTATGAAATAAGCCTTGGTGAAAAAGTCGTTAAAGCTGATGCAAGGCTTGGCCTTGGCTCAAAAGAGCAATGCGAAAAAGCAATAGAAAGAGCCAAAAAACTCCTAAGTCCTGAAGAGGCAAAATATCTTTCTTATATGAAAGATGGATTAACAGGCCTAACAGCTTTTATCGACACAAAAAGGCCTGGTAAATTTACAGCATTTAGATTTGACATTGATAGTGTTGATGTGACAGAGAGTGATGAGCCTACTCACAGACCTTATAAAGAGGGTTTTGGCGCAGATATCGCTGGTATCACGCATGCTTGTGGGCATGATGGTCACATATCGATAGGCCTTGGTGTAGCAAAACTTATAGCTGAAAATTTAGATGAGTTTAACGGTAAATTTAAATTTATCTTCCAAACAGCAGAAGAGGGCACAAGAGGAGCTGTGGCTATGGAAGCTGCTGGTGTGCTTGATGGTGTAGAGTACCTATTGGGCGGTCATATCGGCTTTCAAGCAAAAACCAATAGAGGTATCATTTGTGGGACAAATAAGCTACTTGCAACTTCAAAATTTGACGTACATATCACTGGTCGTTCAGCTCACGCAGCAGGAGCACCACAAGATGGCGCAAATGCCCTTTTAGCCGCATCTCAAATGGCACTAAGCATGCATGGTATCACAAGACATGCAAAGGGTGTGACCAGGATAAATGTAGGCGTTTTAAAAGCAGGTGAAGGCAGAAACGTCATAGCACCAAACGGCTATCTAGCTTGCGAAACAAGAGGCGAGGATACAAATTTAAATGATTTCATGTATGAAAGATGCATGGATATCGTTAAAGGCGTTAGCCAAATTTACGGAGTAGAGAGTAAAGTCGTAATGACTGGTGGCACAAGCGGAGCCGATAGCGACAAAGAAGTAACTGAAATTTTCTATGAAGCAGCAAAAGAGAGTCCATTTATAGATGATGACAAGATCGTAAAAGAGCTTGATTTTGGTGCTTGTGAAGATTTTGCTCATTTTATGAGAGCTTTGCAAGATAGGGGCGCAAAGAGTGGCTATATGATGATAGGAACAAATTTAAAAGCAGGCCATCACAACTGCAAATTTGACTTTGATGAGGAGTGTTTGGTGGCTGGGGTTGATGTCTATCTAAGATCTGCTTACAAACTAAATGGAGTAAAAAAATGA
- a CDS encoding type II toxin-antitoxin system RelE family toxin, with product MSYELEFPPSALKEWQKLDNSIKIQFKKKPSDH from the coding sequence ATGAGCTATGAGCTAGAATTTCCACCAAGCGCTTTAAAAGAGTGGCAAAAGCTTGACAATAGCATAAAAATACAGTTTAAAAAGAAGCCAAGTGATCACTAA
- the pepT gene encoding peptidase T: MDIVERFLNYTKFNTTTNKENGLKGVMPSNPTEYELAKFLKDELSSLGIKDIISQDNAILIAKIPANCENAPSIAFFGHLDTSSEQKNDTKAKIVKYTGGDICLNEEQGIYLKFSDNPELKKYVGDDIVVTDGTSLLGADDKAAIASIVNMASFFMQNPEIKHGKIVICFVPDEEQGLLGAKALDVNLLGANFGYCLDCCEIGELIYENWNAADCTMVFKGVSAHPMNAKGKLVNSLLLAHKFISLLPGGEVPECTEGKEGYFWVKELSGNSAKTTLKIDIREFDEVKFQKRLEFLSEMASSFNKIYGDRCEITLKTRYENVFKFLKDENSLPIKLAKDAFSELNITPNIKPMRGGYDGAAISAKGVPTLNLFTGGNNFHSIYEYLPVSSLKAASEVIKKIVINAAK, translated from the coding sequence ATGGATATCGTAGAGAGATTTTTAAACTACACAAAATTTAACACAACAACAAATAAAGAAAATGGGTTAAAAGGTGTCATGCCTTCTAATCCAACCGAGTATGAGCTAGCTAAGTTTTTAAAAGATGAGCTTAGCTCGCTAGGCATAAAAGATATCATCTCGCAAGACAATGCTATCTTGATAGCAAAAATTCCTGCAAATTGCGAAAATGCTCCAAGCATTGCCTTCTTTGGGCATTTAGATACAAGTAGTGAGCAAAAAAATGACACAAAAGCTAAGATAGTAAAATACACAGGTGGCGACATCTGCCTAAACGAAGAGCAAGGAATTTATCTAAAATTTAGCGACAACCCAGAGCTTAAAAAATACGTTGGCGACGACATAGTCGTGACTGACGGCACTAGCTTGCTTGGCGCTGATGATAAGGCTGCGATCGCTAGTATCGTAAATATGGCTAGCTTTTTCATGCAAAATCCTGAGATCAAGCATGGCAAGATCGTGATCTGCTTCGTGCCTGATGAGGAGCAGGGCTTGCTTGGTGCAAAGGCGCTTGATGTAAATTTGCTAGGAGCCAACTTTGGCTACTGCTTAGACTGCTGCGAGATAGGCGAGCTAATATATGAAAACTGGAACGCAGCTGACTGCACGATGGTCTTTAAAGGCGTTTCGGCTCATCCGATGAATGCAAAAGGTAAGCTTGTAAATTCGCTACTTCTTGCGCATAAATTTATCTCGCTTTTGCCAGGCGGCGAAGTGCCAGAGTGCACCGAGGGCAAAGAGGGCTATTTCTGGGTAAAAGAGCTTAGCGGAAATAGCGCGAAAACGACGCTCAAGATCGACATAAGAGAATTTGATGAGGTGAAATTTCAAAAAAGGCTTGAGTTTTTAAGTGAGATGGCAAGCTCTTTTAATAAAATTTATGGAGATCGTTGCGAGATCACGCTAAAAACACGCTATGAAAACGTCTTTAAGTTCTTAAAAGATGAAAACTCACTGCCTATAAAACTAGCAAAAGATGCCTTTAGCGAGCTAAATATCACGCCAAATATAAAGCCAATGCGAGGCGGATATGACGGCGCTGCGATCTCTGCAAAGGGCGTGCCAACGCTAAATTTATTCACAGGCGGAAATAACTTTCACTCTATCTACGAGTACTTGCCAGTTAGCAGCCTAAAAGCCGCAAGCGAAGTCATTAAAAAAATCGTAATTAACGCTGCTAAATAA
- a CDS encoding M20 family metallo-hydrolase: MINFKRFEANFNAISRFGALKGGGLTRLAFSKEDLEARNFLINLIEENGFKLKIDNVGNIFAIYDDGCEPGEKPVCVGSHIDSVPNGGFYDGTLGVMAGLEALTSIKEAGIKLKRPLWLINFCCEESSRFKTATIGSKIISGKLGLQRLHELKDEDDISLFEAMIKFGLEPQNLNDSILKEHSLHSYLELHIEQGPVLERSGISVGVVSGIAAPIRFEIIIHGKADHSGSTPMNMRSDALLAASHIIIAANKFAKNKKTAVATVGYAHAKPGVLNVVPGEARLGVDLRDIDKVSLEELNLELRNFIKELSGELKFSYEIRELSSDEPVKLSEHAINLLSEEAAKLGIKTLTLPSGAGHDAMNLTKLASSVGMLFIPCVGGISHNIAEAINFDDAFKATQILTNALIKLSNE; this comes from the coding sequence ATGATAAATTTTAAAAGATTTGAGGCGAATTTTAATGCTATAAGCAGATTTGGAGCATTAAAAGGTGGAGGGCTAACAAGGCTTGCATTTAGCAAAGAAGACTTGGAAGCTAGAAATTTTCTTATAAATTTAATAGAAGAAAATGGCTTTAAACTTAAAATTGACAATGTTGGCAACATCTTTGCCATCTATGATGATGGCTGTGAGCCAGGTGAAAAGCCGGTTTGCGTAGGCTCTCATATCGACAGTGTGCCAAATGGTGGCTTTTATGATGGCACTCTTGGTGTCATGGCAGGACTTGAGGCGCTAACCTCGATAAAAGAAGCTGGCATTAAATTAAAGCGCCCACTTTGGTTAATTAACTTTTGCTGTGAAGAGTCAAGTAGGTTTAAAACAGCAACCATTGGCAGCAAGATAATAAGCGGCAAACTTGGCCTACAAAGACTTCATGAATTAAAAGACGAAGATGACATTTCGCTCTTTGAAGCGATGATTAAATTTGGGCTTGAGCCACAAAATTTAAATGACTCTATTTTAAAAGAACACTCACTTCATTCATATTTAGAACTTCACATTGAACAAGGCCCAGTTCTTGAGCGAAGTGGTATAAGCGTTGGCGTAGTAAGCGGTATCGCCGCTCCTATTAGATTTGAAATTATTATTCATGGTAAGGCAGATCACAGCGGTTCAACGCCGATGAATATGCGTAGTGATGCTTTGCTAGCTGCTTCACACATCATAATCGCAGCCAATAAATTTGCTAAAAATAAAAAAACAGCTGTGGCTACTGTTGGTTACGCACATGCAAAGCCAGGCGTTTTAAATGTCGTACCAGGCGAGGCGAGGCTTGGAGTTGATCTAAGAGATATTGATAAGGTAAGCTTAGAAGAGCTAAATTTAGAGCTTAGAAATTTTATAAAAGAGCTAAGCGGTGAGCTAAAATTTAGTTATGAGATAAGAGAACTAAGCAGTGATGAGCCAGTAAAACTAAGCGAGCATGCTATAAATTTACTAAGCGAAGAGGCTGCTAAACTGGGCATAAAAACGCTTACTTTGCCAAGCGGAGCTGGACACGATGCGATGAATCTAACAAAACTCGCAAGTAGCGTTGGCATGCTTTTTATACCTTGCGTTGGTGGCATCAGTCACAATATAGCAGAAGCTATAAATTTTGATGATGCTTTCAAAGCTACACAAATTTTAACAAATGCACTAATTAAACTATCAAATGAATAA
- a CDS encoding type I restriction-modification system subunit M N-terminal domain-containing protein produces MNQAVHNKLVSFIWSIADDCLRDVYKRGKYRDVILPMVVLRRLDALLEPTKEAVLDEIDFQINTAGLKELDDSGLKDASGYVFYNTSKWTLQKLYNTATNSSAILEANFTEYLNGFSQNVIEIIDKFKLKAQIKHMASKDVLLDVLEKFTSRYINLTDKETLDPDGKKLPALTNLGMGYVYEELIRKFNI; encoded by the coding sequence ATGAACCAAGCAGTGCATAATAAATTAGTTAGTTTTATTTGGTCGATCGCCGATGATTGTTTAAGAGATGTCTACAAGCGTGGCAAATATAGAGATGTGATATTGCCTATGGTCGTTTTAAGAAGGCTTGACGCACTTTTAGAGCCCACAAAAGAGGCCGTGTTAGATGAAATAGATTTTCAAATAAACACGGCTGGGCTTAAAGAGCTAGATGATAGCGGCCTAAAAGATGCGAGTGGCTATGTCTTTTACAACACTAGCAAATGGACGCTTCAAAAACTCTACAACACCGCGACAAACTCATCGGCTATTTTAGAGGCAAATTTTACCGAGTATCTAAACGGCTTTAGCCAAAACGTTATAGAAATAATCGACAAATTTAAACTAAAAGCGCAGATAAAACACATGGCAAGCAAAGACGTATTGCTAGATGTTTTGGAAAAATTTACATCGCGATATATAAATTTAACCGACAAAGAGACGCTTGATCCAGATGGCAAAAAACTGCCTGCACTTACAAATCTTGGCATGGGATACGTTTATGAAGAACTTATAAGAAAATTTAATATTTAA
- the pepE gene encoding dipeptidase PepE: MKNALLISASSYQDTGYLRHCKNWVKEFLDECGKEEILFIPYAGVRRTNDEYEQKVIDRLKNSNIKSIHHYEDKISAIKNASSIAVGGGNTFMLLYTLYKLNLVEPIKEAVANGAKYFGWSAGANIAGKTMMTTNDMPIIMPKSFDSLNIFPYQINPHFISGKLAGHNGESREERLEEFLIANPKETIYALPEGTALLIADNEAQVIGHSEILKFEYQKEIEKIEVGTKFKI; the protein is encoded by the coding sequence ATGAAAAATGCTTTACTAATCAGTGCTTCAAGCTATCAAGATACTGGCTATTTAAGGCACTGCAAAAACTGGGTTAAGGAATTTTTAGATGAATGCGGCAAGGAAGAAATTTTATTTATCCCTTACGCTGGAGTTAGGCGAACAAATGACGAGTATGAGCAAAAAGTAATTGATAGATTAAAAAATAGCAATATAAAATCAATCCATCACTACGAGGATAAAATTTCAGCTATCAAAAATGCTAGCAGTATCGCAGTTGGCGGCGGAAATACCTTTATGCTGCTTTACACTCTTTATAAGCTAAATTTAGTCGAGCCTATAAAAGAGGCTGTGGCAAATGGAGCAAAATACTTTGGCTGGTCAGCAGGTGCAAATATCGCTGGCAAGACGATGATGACGACAAATGATATGCCTATCATCATGCCAAAGTCCTTTGATAGTCTAAATATCTTCCCATATCAGATCAATCCGCACTTCATAAGTGGCAAGCTAGCAGGCCATAACGGCGAGAGTAGAGAGGAGAGGTTGGAGGAATTTTTAATAGCTAATCCAAAAGAGACCATTTACGCACTGCCTGAGGGCACGGCTCTGCTTATAGCGGACAACGAGGCTCAGGTCATAGGACACAGTGAAATTTTAAAATTTGAGTATCAAAAAGAGATAGAAAAAATAGAAGTTGGAACTAAATTTAAAATCTAA
- a CDS encoding HsdM family class I SAM-dependent methyltransferase has protein sequence MMTHIVFNPIKNTLPPVITIYDPACGSGGMLTESQNFIKDENGEIRAKSDVYLYGKEINDETYAICKSDMMIKGNDPENIKNGSTLSLNEFADMKFDFMLSNPPYGKSWSSEQRYIKDDKKIIDSRFVVSLSDYWGNFSDCDATPRSSDGQLLFLMEMVDKIKPTPISKLGSRIASVHNGSSLFTGDAGGGESNIRRYIIENDLLDAIIQLPNNLFYNTGITTYIWILSNNKPAHRQGKAQLIDASELYSKLRKNLGDKNCELEPKHIAKIMQIYEDFQTCDEFVDDKKISSKIFSNSDFGYYKVNIERPKRLKAQFKDELLEALKFDKGLKEPMKWCLDKFKDECFNGLYNHKKEIEKYLENEEIELNVKQKNALFSKELWQKHQILFSSANKLKQEIDTDEYSDFNAFKELVSKAIKKLDIKLSATQINTILNAVSWQDESAAKVIKKISKINKEKLENLLAHLRCSADELENFGYFKSEKIDEYIEYESDSELRDSENISLKDNILDYFLKEVKPHVNDAWINIDSVKIGYEISFNRYFYTHKPLRSIDEVANEILELERQSDGLIKEILGE, from the coding sequence TTGATGACGCATATCGTCTTTAACCCTATCAAAAACACCCTTCCTCCAGTTATCACCATCTACGATCCCGCATGCGGAAGCGGCGGAATGCTAACCGAGTCTCAAAATTTCATCAAAGACGAAAACGGCGAGATAAGAGCTAAAAGCGACGTGTATCTATACGGTAAAGAGATAAACGACGAAACCTACGCTATATGCAAATCAGACATGATGATAAAGGGTAACGACCCAGAAAATATCAAAAACGGCTCCACACTCTCACTCAATGAATTTGCTGACATGAAATTTGACTTTATGCTTTCAAATCCCCCCTATGGCAAATCATGGTCAAGCGAACAAAGATACATAAAAGACGACAAAAAGATAATAGATAGCAGATTTGTCGTGAGCCTTAGCGACTACTGGGGAAATTTCAGCGACTGTGACGCCACACCAAGGAGCAGCGACGGGCAGCTTTTGTTTTTGATGGAAATGGTAGACAAAATAAAGCCGACGCCGATAAGCAAATTAGGCAGTCGCATAGCCTCCGTTCACAATGGCAGTTCGCTTTTTACTGGTGATGCAGGTGGCGGAGAGAGTAATATCAGGCGATATATCATAGAAAATGATCTACTAGATGCGATCATACAGCTTCCAAATAATCTTTTTTACAACACCGGCATAACAACCTACATCTGGATACTATCAAACAACAAACCCGCCCACAGACAGGGCAAAGCTCAGCTCATCGACGCTAGCGAACTATACTCAAAGCTAAGAAAAAATTTAGGCGATAAAAACTGCGAGCTAGAGCCAAAACATATCGCCAAAATCATGCAAATTTACGAAGATTTCCAAACTTGCGACGAATTTGTAGATGATAAAAAAATCTCATCTAAGATTTTTTCAAATTCCGATTTTGGATACTATAAAGTAAATATCGAACGCCCAAAAAGATTAAAAGCACAGTTTAAAGATGAGCTCTTAGAGGCTTTAAAATTTGATAAAGGCTTAAAAGAGCCAATGAAATGGTGCTTGGATAAATTTAAAGATGAGTGCTTTAACGGGCTTTATAACCATAAAAAAGAGATAGAAAAATACCTAGAAAACGAAGAGATAGAGCTAAACGTAAAGCAAAAAAACGCCCTTTTCTCAAAAGAACTTTGGCAAAAACACCAAATTTTATTTTCTAGCGCGAACAAGCTAAAACAAGAGATCGACACGGATGAATATAGCGATTTTAATGCCTTTAAAGAGCTAGTTTCAAAAGCGATAAAAAAGCTAGATATCAAGCTATCTGCCACGCAGATAAATACTATCTTAAACGCCGTCTCATGGCAAGATGAAAGTGCTGCAAAAGTGATAAAAAAGATAAGCAAAATAAACAAAGAAAAGCTGGAAAATTTACTCGCTCATCTAAGATGTAGCGCCGATGAGCTTGAAAATTTTGGCTATTTTAAAAGTGAGAAAATAGACGAATACATCGAGTATGAAAGTGATAGCGAGCTAAGAGATAGCGAAAATATATCGCTAAAAGACAATATTTTAGACTATTTTTTAAAAGAGGTAAAACCGCACGTAAATGACGCTTGGATAAATATAGATAGCGTTAAAATCGGCTACGAGATAAGCTTTAATAGATATTTTTACACACACAAACCACTAAGAAGCATAGACGAGGTGGCAAATGAGATTTTAGAGCTTGAGCGCCAAAGTGACGGGCTTATCAAAGAAATTTTAGGCGAATGA